One region of Bacillus pumilus genomic DNA includes:
- a CDS encoding glycoside hydrolase family 105 protein yields MTLSTKKGSPLEHAEKLAQTIMKAHTPIELPPAGRWHYHQGVFLCGVMKLYESTGNETYFNYVKSYADSLIDEYGNLLFRRDELDAIQAGLILFPLYERTGEKRYVLAAEKLRGLYRTLNRTSEGGFWHKDNYAYQMWLDGLYMGGPFALKYAKLKDEEELVDMVIQQEHLMRKHTKDEKTGLYYHAWDERKVMPWADQKTGCSPEFWARSFGWYVLALADMIEDLPEQHEGRKMWKETLTDMLESVARYQDQDTGLWHQIIDKGTHSDNWLESSGSCLFMYAMAKAMNEGYVSPRYTDHVVKAYQGLIQHKTAVTENGDLTINDICIGTSAGFYDYYVGRERSTNDLHGAGAFIMALTELEKLPVFQKA; encoded by the coding sequence ATGACATTATCGACTAAAAAGGGATCACCACTTGAGCATGCAGAGAAATTAGCACAAACAATTATGAAAGCGCATACACCAATCGAGCTACCTCCAGCTGGAAGATGGCATTATCATCAAGGCGTTTTTCTTTGCGGTGTGATGAAGCTATATGAGTCAACGGGGAACGAGACGTATTTCAATTATGTGAAAAGCTACGCAGATTCGCTCATTGATGAGTATGGAAACCTGTTATTTCGAAGAGATGAGCTTGATGCGATCCAAGCTGGGCTCATTTTATTCCCTCTTTATGAACGAACAGGAGAGAAGCGGTATGTGCTGGCAGCGGAGAAGCTCCGCGGGCTTTATCGCACATTGAATCGCACATCTGAGGGCGGATTTTGGCATAAAGACAATTATGCTTATCAAATGTGGCTGGATGGTCTCTACATGGGCGGACCTTTTGCCTTAAAGTATGCAAAGCTGAAAGATGAAGAGGAACTGGTGGATATGGTGATCCAGCAAGAGCATCTTATGAGAAAGCATACAAAAGATGAAAAAACAGGTCTGTATTATCACGCGTGGGACGAACGAAAAGTGATGCCATGGGCTGATCAAAAGACAGGCTGTTCTCCCGAGTTTTGGGCAAGGTCATTTGGCTGGTATGTCCTTGCATTAGCAGATATGATCGAGGATCTGCCAGAGCAGCATGAAGGGCGAAAGATGTGGAAGGAAACGCTGACAGACATGCTGGAGAGTGTAGCTAGGTACCAGGATCAAGACACAGGTCTCTGGCATCAAATCATTGATAAAGGTACTCATAGCGACAATTGGCTTGAAAGCTCTGGATCGTGTTTATTCATGTACGCCATGGCAAAAGCCATGAACGAAGGGTATGTCAGCCCCCGCTACACAGATCATGTGGTGAAAGCTTACCAAGGCTTAATTCAGCATAAGACGGCTGTGACAGAAAACGGTGATCTTACCATCAATGATATATGTATCGGAACATCCGCTGGATTTTATGATTACTACGTCGGTAGAGAAAGAAGCACAAATGATTTGCACGGGGCAGGCGCTTTTATTATGGCGTTAACTGAGCTAGAGAAGCTGCCTGTTTTTCAAAAGGCATGA